A window of the Planctomycetaceae bacterium genome harbors these coding sequences:
- a CDS encoding putative sulfate exporter family transporter, which produces MPQDENISSDSVPASPSQERPGDSTTPVRRMSEDWLAVLIGGILLLTSIVGVVPTRTQSIEPGDNQLTIGYHNPLKPLIGKPGKWTDSPLEAIQGKLPAIGGALLITLIAFGAGIALNGRSSQEFAMAFVSVFLISLIAYILSEQVVIKRYGLEYALWALLIGLLISNTIGTPAFMKPGVRTELYMKVGLVLLGAEVLFGKLLALGLPGVFIAWVVTPIVLISTFWFGQKVLKIGSPSLNMVISADMSVCGVSAAIATASACKAKKEELSTAIGISLAFTVVMMVVLPQVIKMAGLDPIVGGAWIGGTIDSTGAVGAAGAMLGEEAEVVATTIKMIQNILIGVVAFCVAVYWVTFVERTPDTKPDVTEIWRRFPKFILGFLAASIVMSIISERVDGGSTMVKTVIDGSTKGLRGWCFCLAFVSIGLETEFKTLLRFFKGGKPLVLYICGQTLNLCLTLFMSWLMFKVVFPRAADVLAK; this is translated from the coding sequence ATGCCTCAAGATGAAAACATTTCTTCCGATTCCGTACCGGCGTCTCCATCGCAGGAGCGTCCCGGTGATTCCACCACCCCGGTTCGTCGGATGTCAGAAGACTGGCTGGCCGTTTTAATCGGCGGTATTCTCCTTCTGACTTCTATCGTCGGCGTAGTCCCCACCCGAACGCAATCGATCGAACCAGGGGACAATCAGCTGACGATTGGCTATCACAATCCGCTGAAGCCTCTGATCGGAAAACCCGGAAAGTGGACTGACAGCCCCCTGGAAGCAATTCAAGGGAAGCTACCCGCCATCGGCGGAGCGTTATTGATCACGCTTATCGCCTTCGGAGCAGGAATTGCTTTGAATGGACGAAGTTCGCAGGAATTTGCGATGGCTTTTGTTTCGGTCTTCCTGATTAGCCTGATCGCCTACATCCTCTCAGAACAGGTTGTCATCAAGCGATATGGTCTCGAGTACGCGTTGTGGGCTCTCCTGATTGGATTGCTCATCAGTAACACGATCGGCACGCCAGCGTTCATGAAGCCAGGAGTTCGGACGGAGCTGTACATGAAGGTGGGCCTGGTACTGCTTGGGGCCGAGGTCTTGTTCGGCAAGCTGCTGGCTCTGGGACTGCCGGGGGTCTTCATCGCGTGGGTGGTGACTCCTATCGTCCTGATCTCGACCTTCTGGTTTGGGCAGAAGGTGTTAAAGATCGGATCTCCATCGCTGAACATGGTCATTTCAGCAGACATGTCTGTGTGTGGAGTGTCTGCGGCCATCGCCACAGCGTCTGCCTGCAAAGCCAAAAAGGAAGAGCTCTCCACAGCGATCGGGATCTCACTTGCCTTCACAGTGGTCATGATGGTTGTTCTGCCGCAAGTGATCAAGATGGCAGGTCTGGATCCCATTGTAGGTGGGGCATGGATCGGGGGAACAATTGACTCAACCGGCGCTGTTGGAGCTGCGGGGGCGATGCTGGGCGAGGAGGCGGAAGTTGTAGCGACGACAATCAAAATGATCCAGAACATTCTGATCGGAGTCGTCGCATTTTGTGTCGCGGTGTATTGGGTGACGTTTGTTGAAAGAACGCCCGACACCAAACCCGATGTCACTGAAATCTGGCGCAGGTTTCCCAAGTTCATTCTTGGATTTCTTGCGGCATCGATTGTCATGTCAATCATCAGCGAACGTGTTGACGGCGGATCGACAATGGTCAAGACCGTCATTGACGGAAGCACGAAAGGCTTGCGAGGGTGGTGCTTCTGTCTCGCATTTGTCAGCATCGGACTGGAGACTGAATTCAAAACGCTGCTCAGGTTCTTCAAAGGCGGAAAGCCTCTGGTCCTTTATATCTGCGGACAGACACTGAATCTTTGCCTGACATTATTTATG
- a CDS encoding response regulator, which produces MKHVLVVDDDLLICDVTRQLLQIPGLQCHSARNYEQAVRVIEKCCPDLILLDLHLPGMSGVEISRRIRELPTGSQPQIVAFTGDAVRDVTEFASEHGFDDIICKPFRVADFNNLIQRCLERQSAKVDQ; this is translated from the coding sequence ATGAAACACGTTCTGGTTGTCGATGACGATTTGCTGATTTGTGACGTCACAAGACAACTACTTCAAATCCCTGGACTCCAGTGCCATTCAGCGCGGAATTATGAACAGGCGGTGCGGGTGATCGAGAAGTGCTGTCCGGACCTGATTCTTCTGGATCTGCATTTACCCGGAATGAGTGGCGTTGAGATTTCTCGCCGCATCCGGGAATTACCGACCGGCAGTCAGCCTCAAATCGTGGCATTCACGGGAGATGCAGTCCGGGATGTTACAGAATTTGCGAGTGAACATGGTTTTGATGACATAATCTGTAAGCCATTCCGGGTGGCAGATTTTAATAACCTGATTCAGCGATGTCTGGAAAGACAATCGGCGAAAGTGGATCAATAG
- a CDS encoding BatA domain-containing protein — MTFINFSILSGLLLATIPVVLHMVMRAKPKRIEFPALRLLKARQPSNARRMQLRHLLLLLLRACLIVALVIAVARPSLPAARYGLRWWEWLSLGFVTAAAFGVYQWLSHRDRNSSLARHQVRERRSRHRIACVFGGILASIIAVGLPWGVRVRGELLSPRNEATEDIPVAVVFVFDTSISMNYRHENLTRLEKARQVAAEYLGQLPSGSRVAVAGLDQEEEVVFQADLAGAQSRMDSLELTTIPESLNARLKDAVQSHIDDRQRVREELGISEASDLFAREVCLLTDGSLTAWKHPDESGLSDLLKVNDWIQLYLIDIGVAQPNNISLANMELSEESSAAGRPLQLNVTVQATTAASPQTMVETYLINPDGSEVRVGAPRSVKIDTGAVGVSVELQAPEGQPFANGFVRIASSDPLPDDSIRYFSFGIRNRPRVLMISDREEETYYLKNVLQPDEADRLGWQFYDCTRTTTLQASQYSFSDFDVVCVVNSADPDASLWTALLRFAENGGGVFICTGAKGIQPNRWDTVESQRLLPAQPIVPVRYLDEPSVMKIVSEQHAVTRKFASDDEWRTELSRALFDRCWAVELHPEASVLMQYDGIGDRPALLERRVGSGRCLMFTSALDNLVNGGSDWNNLVVENWSFIPLADSIMQYLIGATDQVHNFVAGRPVEIQVPPSQRFGQYLLRRPEFRQTRAALPADQTTILISDADDAGHYQIRPFESTSPFLSSFSVNLRDDESNLNRLPPEQLNEILGEDRYATVSKPEDLLQVVRVGRLGIEVFPVLMGLLVLLFIAESLMANYFYDEDPAQRSPAASVAGPEAAVQA, encoded by the coding sequence ATGACATTCATCAACTTCAGCATCCTGAGTGGACTCCTGCTGGCGACAATTCCGGTTGTCCTGCACATGGTGATGCGCGCGAAGCCCAAAAGGATCGAGTTTCCTGCATTAAGATTATTGAAGGCTCGCCAGCCGTCGAACGCCCGGAGAATGCAACTGAGGCACCTTCTTTTGCTTCTTCTTCGAGCGTGTCTTATCGTCGCATTGGTGATCGCGGTTGCAAGGCCATCTCTTCCCGCCGCTCGCTACGGCCTTCGCTGGTGGGAGTGGTTGTCGCTGGGTTTTGTCACCGCCGCGGCATTTGGTGTCTATCAATGGCTGTCGCACCGTGACCGGAATTCCAGCCTGGCCCGGCATCAAGTCCGTGAGCGTCGAAGCCGTCATCGCATTGCATGTGTTTTCGGTGGAATACTGGCTTCAATCATTGCAGTGGGACTTCCATGGGGAGTTCGGGTTCGTGGTGAACTCCTTTCCCCGCGCAATGAAGCGACAGAGGATATCCCGGTTGCTGTGGTGTTTGTATTCGATACCAGCATCAGTATGAATTATCGCCACGAGAATTTGACGCGGCTGGAAAAAGCCAGACAGGTGGCAGCCGAATACCTGGGACAACTCCCGTCGGGAAGCCGAGTTGCCGTGGCGGGTCTGGATCAGGAAGAGGAAGTGGTTTTTCAGGCCGATCTCGCTGGCGCGCAGTCAAGAATGGACTCACTGGAGCTCACCACGATACCAGAATCGCTGAATGCTCGACTGAAGGATGCCGTCCAGAGCCATATCGACGATCGCCAGCGAGTTCGAGAGGAACTCGGCATCTCAGAAGCCAGCGATCTTTTTGCCCGAGAGGTCTGTCTGCTGACCGATGGGTCGCTGACAGCCTGGAAACATCCGGACGAAAGCGGACTTTCAGATCTGTTGAAAGTGAACGACTGGATTCAGCTTTACCTGATCGATATCGGCGTTGCACAACCCAACAACATCAGTCTGGCCAATATGGAACTTTCGGAGGAAAGCAGCGCCGCCGGACGCCCGCTGCAGCTGAATGTAACGGTGCAGGCAACAACAGCTGCTTCTCCTCAAACGATGGTTGAAACATACCTCATTAATCCTGACGGTTCAGAAGTTCGCGTTGGAGCTCCCCGGTCGGTGAAAATCGATACCGGAGCCGTGGGCGTTTCCGTTGAATTGCAGGCGCCGGAAGGGCAACCCTTTGCAAACGGTTTTGTGCGAATTGCCAGCTCTGACCCATTGCCCGACGACAGCATTCGTTACTTCAGTTTTGGGATTCGAAATCGCCCCCGCGTCCTGATGATTTCGGATCGAGAAGAAGAAACCTACTACCTGAAGAATGTGCTGCAGCCTGACGAGGCTGACCGACTGGGATGGCAATTCTATGACTGCACCCGAACGACCACCCTTCAGGCCAGTCAGTATTCTTTCTCGGATTTTGACGTTGTTTGCGTCGTCAATAGTGCGGATCCGGATGCATCGCTATGGACAGCACTGCTCCGATTTGCTGAAAACGGCGGTGGTGTTTTCATCTGCACCGGGGCGAAGGGAATTCAGCCAAACCGCTGGGATACCGTCGAAAGTCAAAGATTACTTCCGGCACAGCCAATTGTTCCCGTTCGTTATCTCGACGAGCCATCGGTGATGAAAATCGTATCGGAACAACATGCCGTCACCCGGAAATTCGCGTCCGATGACGAATGGCGTACGGAGCTTTCACGTGCCCTGTTTGATCGATGCTGGGCAGTCGAACTGCACCCGGAGGCATCAGTCCTGATGCAGTACGATGGGATTGGTGATCGTCCGGCGCTGCTGGAACGCCGTGTTGGCTCTGGCCGATGTCTGATGTTTACTTCTGCTTTGGACAATCTGGTGAATGGCGGCAGCGACTGGAATAACCTTGTCGTCGAAAACTGGTCCTTTATTCCGCTGGCCGACAGCATTATGCAGTATCTGATCGGTGCCACAGATCAGGTCCACAATTTTGTTGCCGGTCGACCGGTCGAAATTCAGGTGCCGCCCAGTCAGCGTTTTGGACAATACCTCTTGCGGCGCCCGGAGTTTCGCCAGACACGCGCCGCTCTTCCCGCGGATCAAACCACGATCCTGATCAGCGATGCAGATGACGCGGGGCACTATCAGATTCGTCCCTTTGAGTCTACCAGCCCATTCCTGTCCTCGTTCTCCGTCAATCTTCGAGACGACGAAAGCAACCTGAACCGACTTCCGCCGGAACAGCTCAATGAGATTCTTGGAGAAGATCGCTACGCAACAGTCTCCAAACCAGAAGATCTGCTGCAGGTGGTCCGAGTCGGAAGGCTTGGTATTGAAGTCTTCCCTGTGCTGATGGGTTTGCTGGTCCTGTTGTTCATTGCAGAGAGCCTGATGGCCAACTATTTCTACGACGAAGATCCCGCTCAGAGATCTCCAGCGGCATCAGTCGCGGGCCCGGAAGCGGCCGTCCAGGCCTGA